The Candidatus Oleimmundimicrobium sp. genome has a window encoding:
- the tatA gene encoding twin-arginine translocase TatA/TatE family subunit — protein sequence MVLGTGLFGLGPTELIIILAIVLLLFGPKKLPEIGKAIGSGIRELKKGAEGKDEEPAKTNEKSKEEAKETKEAKKEEE from the coding sequence ATGGTATTAGGTACGGGATTATTTGGTTTGGGTCCAACTGAACTTATAATAATTTTAGCTATAGTTCTTTTACTTTTTGGCCCCAAAAAGTTGCCCGAAATTGGTAAGGCAATTGGCTCTGGTATCAGAGAGTTAAAAAAAGGGGCAGAAGGCAAAGATGAGGAACCTGCAAAGACTAACGAGAAAAGCAAAGAGGAAGCAAAAGAAACCAAAGAAGCCAAAAAAGAAGAAGAGTAA
- the mobB gene encoding molybdopterin-guanine dinucleotide biosynthesis protein B yields MKKPPIISIVGKSNSGKTTLIEKLVPEIKKRGYKIATIKHDVHGFDIDVPGKDSWKHAQAGVDSVVVSSAGKIAVIKKLEAELSLDEIATRYLSDVDIVITEGFKKQNKPKIEVFREAVHKTPLNLNDELVAIVSDDEVDVKVAQFGFKEIEKLADYIEREFMVKKQ; encoded by the coding sequence TTGAAAAAACCGCCAATTATATCGATTGTGGGCAAATCAAATAGTGGAAAAACTACTTTAATTGAGAAACTTGTGCCCGAAATTAAAAAGCGTGGTTATAAAATTGCCACTATTAAGCATGATGTTCACGGGTTTGATATAGATGTTCCGGGTAAAGATTCTTGGAAGCATGCTCAAGCAGGAGTTGACAGCGTAGTTGTTTCGTCGGCCGGCAAGATAGCAGTAATAAAAAAACTGGAGGCCGAGCTCTCTTTGGACGAGATAGCTACTCGCTATCTAAGTGATGTTGATATTGTAATTACTGAGGGATTTAAGAAGCAAAATAAGCCAAAGATAGAAGTATTTAGGGAGGCGGTTCATAAAACTCCTTTAAATTTAAACGATGAACTTGTGGCAATTGTAAGCGACGATGAAGTTGATGTTAAAGTGGCACAGTTTGGTTTCAAAGAAATTGAAAAATTGGCAGATTATATTGAGAGGGAGTTCATGGTCAAAAAACAATAG
- the nrfD gene encoding NrfD/PsrC family molybdoenzyme membrane anchor subunit, with amino-acid sequence MHHWNWMLVVEMFLGGMAGACFFVGALADFFSKGKYRRLAKIGSFCVLPLVAVTMIFLLLDLPLTRVIYFWHFMIIKPLSSMNMGVWILIPFTVVAGVLIPAIFLAEDKGILPFLKGKEGLRKVLSVIGIILGVGVMGYSGVILADKAVSLWGTSIFLPATWVAVSVVSGIALIRLILSLSSEKDEEAEGALSKALTMALIIAAIAILIFAFSSGDAGAILISGSYALAFWLGVVAIGIVAPIVVGFAAKNMGAVSSVLALLGVFLWKYIALYGGIPLH; translated from the coding sequence ATGCATCACTGGAATTGGATGCTTGTAGTCGAAATGTTTCTAGGAGGTATGGCGGGAGCCTGTTTCTTTGTTGGCGCTCTGGCCGACTTCTTCAGCAAGGGTAAATACAGAAGACTTGCCAAAATTGGCTCCTTCTGTGTGCTTCCCTTGGTTGCGGTAACGATGATATTTTTGCTACTTGACCTTCCGTTAACTCGAGTTATTTACTTCTGGCACTTCATGATAATAAAGCCACTCTCATCGATGAATATGGGGGTTTGGATTCTTATTCCCTTTACCGTTGTGGCAGGGGTGTTGATTCCCGCTATCTTCTTAGCTGAAGATAAGGGAATACTTCCCTTCCTTAAAGGTAAAGAGGGACTAAGGAAAGTCTTGTCGGTTATCGGAATAATCCTTGGCGTAGGTGTTATGGGATATTCCGGAGTAATTCTTGCCGACAAAGCTGTGTCTCTTTGGGGGACGAGTATCTTCCTTCCGGCTACTTGGGTTGCCGTATCTGTTGTAAGCGGCATTGCCTTAATTAGACTCATTCTCTCTCTTTCATCGGAGAAGGATGAAGAGGCCGAAGGAGCGCTCTCAAAAGCTCTCACGATGGCTTTAATTATTGCAGCAATTGCGATTTTAATCTTCGCATTTAGCTCAGGAGACGCTGGCGCCATCTTAATAAGTGGTAGCTATGCCCTCGCTTTCTGGCTCGGTGTTGTTGCAATAGGCATTGTTGCTCCGATAGTTGTGGGCTTCGCTGCCAAGAACATGGGCGCTGTATCATCTGTACTCGCACTTCTAGGCGTATTTCTCTGGAAATATATAGCTCTTTACGGAGGAATTCCCCTTCACTAA
- a CDS encoding formate dehydrogenase accessory protein FdhE codes for MFAILKLEQKIPSKKDIEEEINFYKKKFPTLERILNLFGSIFELQLEYVNKIDVSGFDFSEDEIAKILKGGTPLLSTKRGEISSELFRELLTKLVEIVKEKSLQKPIALDKILEADELKTKNIGVLIEKFEEGDNSFFENLCKEKNINKDVLLFMITNTLSPFYEAYSLGLRSKINHHHWGKEFCPICGNRPYIMKLRKKDGLKLQSCSVCKTEWWTQRIRCAFCGNVNNKLLSIFYPEDDKGHQVELCDKCKRYGKLSNEKELGRDVILRVEDVATIHLDAVAKKKGYSPITQSPIEMN; via the coding sequence GTGTTTGCAATTCTTAAATTAGAACAAAAAATACCTTCGAAAAAGGATATCGAAGAGGAAATAAACTTTTACAAAAAGAAATTTCCGACTTTGGAGAGAATTCTTAATTTATTTGGGTCGATTTTTGAATTACAGCTTGAATATGTTAATAAAATCGATGTTTCCGGATTTGATTTTTCAGAGGACGAAATAGCAAAAATTTTAAAAGGAGGGACTCCCCTTTTATCAACAAAAAGAGGAGAAATTTCTTCAGAGTTGTTTAGAGAGCTACTTACTAAATTAGTTGAGATAGTTAAAGAAAAAAGTCTTCAAAAACCCATTGCGCTAGATAAAATTTTGGAGGCTGATGAATTAAAAACTAAGAATATCGGAGTGCTTATTGAAAAATTTGAGGAGGGGGACAACTCTTTTTTTGAGAATTTATGTAAAGAAAAAAATATCAATAAAGATGTTCTTTTGTTTATGATTACCAATACACTCAGTCCTTTTTATGAAGCATATTCTCTGGGGTTAAGATCAAAGATTAATCATCATCATTGGGGTAAAGAGTTTTGTCCAATATGCGGCAATCGTCCTTATATAATGAAACTGCGAAAAAAAGATGGATTAAAACTTCAAAGTTGCTCTGTTTGCAAAACTGAATGGTGGACACAGCGAATCCGCTGTGCTTTTTGCGGTAATGTTAATAACAAATTGCTCTCAATTTTTTATCCGGAAGACGATAAAGGTCACCAGGTTGAGCTTTGTGATAAGTGCAAAAGATATGGAAAATTGTCAAACGAAAAAGAATTGGGAAGAGATGTTATCTTAAGGGTGGAAGATGTGGCGACTATTCATCTTGACGCGGTTGCCAAGAAGAAAGGTTATTCTCCCATAACACAATCACCTATTGAAATGAATTAA
- a CDS encoding 4Fe-4S dicluster domain-containing protein yields the protein MAKAILYDASKCTACRACYVACKQWNVLSAAENKTMGTYYNALTLDGTTWNLIDFIEKDDPDRFRWHFISQRCMHCGEPSCANVCAAGAIKKDEETGFVLIDNDVCIGCKNCHYACPFWGGVPKFREEISESEKEWMEHGNEVPGKRIAGTMFKCRGCIDRVQNGLEPACVTTCPPDALQFGDKEEMLDVANTRVALLQERGEVKAQVYNPAGVGGTGVIYVLTDDPEVYGLPADPKVSTADMVTKWLTGLITAGILTIVPFWMVFKAAEAEGKGGK from the coding sequence ATGGCAAAAGCGATACTTTACGATGCATCAAAGTGCACCGCATGTCGAGCTTGTTATGTTGCTTGTAAGCAGTGGAATGTATTGTCAGCAGCCGAGAACAAGACGATGGGAACTTATTACAATGCTTTGACTCTCGACGGAACTACCTGGAACCTGATTGACTTCATCGAGAAGGACGACCCGGATCGTTTCAGATGGCACTTTATCAGCCAAAGATGTATGCACTGTGGAGAACCCAGTTGTGCAAACGTTTGTGCTGCAGGAGCTATCAAGAAAGATGAAGAAACGGGTTTTGTCTTAATCGACAATGACGTCTGCATAGGTTGCAAGAATTGTCACTATGCCTGTCCATTCTGGGGGGGAGTTCCTAAGTTTAGAGAGGAAATTTCCGAGTCAGAAAAAGAATGGATGGAACATGGGAATGAGGTACCCGGAAAGAGAATTGCGGGCACCATGTTTAAATGTCGCGGCTGTATCGACAGAGTTCAAAATGGCCTTGAGCCGGCATGTGTTACAACTTGTCCTCCGGATGCTCTTCAATTCGGAGACAAAGAAGAAATGCTTGATGTTGCCAATACCCGCGTAGCGCTTCTTCAAGAACGCGGCGAAGTTAAAGCTCAGGTCTATAATCCTGCTGGCGTTGGTGGAACGGGTGTAATTTACGTTCTAACTGATGATCCGGAAGTTTACGGTCTGCCGGCAGATCCAAAAGTATCTACGGCTGATATGGTTACCAAGTGGCTAACCGGCCTCATCACCGCGGGCATACTTACCATCGTTCCGTTTTGGATGGTATTTAAAGCCGCGGAAGCCGAAGGAAAGGGGGGTAAGTAA
- the fdhD gene encoding formate dehydrogenase accessory sulfurtransferase FdhD codes for MSTKFNVIKYDGNLSKVIMSAPKEKPITIILNDENLVTLMGTPKNLNELAVGFLYSEGFINGVKGIKAISSDEKSGTVRVEVDSVLRKPKNKIFTSGFGKGITFSNPLKEGNLKVVGCSKSFSANKIISLMGKFLRSTEIHRSTGGVHCSALCSENDIFSIQEDIGRHNTIDKVLGYMLLNNVPAEDKMVFTTGRISSEMLNKLVKMGIPVAASRSTPTDISIEVGKKFGVSVIGYVRAGKMYVYTHPKRIGMDKNG; via the coding sequence ATGTCAACTAAGTTTAATGTAATTAAATATGATGGAAATCTATCAAAAGTAATTATGTCAGCTCCCAAAGAGAAACCTATCACTATCATATTAAATGATGAAAATCTGGTTACACTAATGGGGACCCCCAAAAACCTTAATGAATTAGCTGTAGGTTTTCTTTACAGCGAGGGTTTTATTAATGGGGTAAAGGGCATAAAGGCAATATCGTCTGATGAAAAGAGTGGAACAGTAAGGGTGGAAGTTGATTCAGTTTTACGGAAACCAAAAAATAAGATATTTACGTCTGGTTTTGGTAAAGGAATAACTTTTTCGAATCCCTTAAAAGAGGGGAATTTGAAAGTTGTTGGTTGCTCTAAAAGTTTTTCTGCTAATAAGATTATCAGTTTAATGGGAAAATTTTTGCGGTCCACGGAGATTCATCGTTCAACCGGAGGGGTTCATTGTTCAGCTCTCTGTAGTGAAAATGATATTTTTTCCATCCAAGAGGATATTGGGCGTCATAATACTATCGATAAAGTTTTGGGATATATGTTACTGAATAATGTTCCCGCTGAGGATAAAATGGTTTTTACAACCGGGCGAATCTCTTCAGAGATGCTTAACAAATTGGTGAAGATGGGGATACCGGTTGCAGCTTCTCGTTCTACTCCGACAGATATCTCAATTGAAGTTGGAAAAAAATTTGGGGTTTCTGTAATAGGTTATGTTAGGGCCGGAAAGATGTATGTTTATACCCATCCCAAAAGGATAGGGATGGATAAGAATGGCTGA
- a CDS encoding molybdenum cofactor guanylyltransferase produces MEKIAGIILTGGKSSRLGTDKCLLKLGAKTILEDLVGKLYLLCEEVILVSNTPELHKMSGVEVAQDEIPHQGPLGGMLAGLKASNHFHNFIVSCDTPFLNLNLAKHLIAEAKDFDVVIPESKSGPEPLQAIYSKNCVGYIEERLRNQDFKIISFFKDVKVKKIKEDKVIEFDSRLLSFYNINTFEDFERAKEIYVELEK; encoded by the coding sequence ATGGAAAAGATAGCCGGAATTATTCTTACAGGTGGTAAAAGTTCAAGATTGGGCACGGATAAATGTCTTTTAAAGCTTGGGGCTAAGACAATTTTGGAAGATTTAGTTGGCAAGCTTTATTTGTTGTGTGAAGAAGTTATTTTAGTTTCAAATACTCCTGAACTTCATAAGATGAGCGGGGTGGAGGTTGCTCAGGACGAAATTCCACATCAAGGGCCGTTAGGTGGAATGCTGGCCGGTCTTAAGGCATCAAATCATTTTCACAATTTTATTGTTTCTTGCGATACCCCGTTTCTCAACCTAAACCTTGCTAAACATTTGATTGCGGAGGCGAAGGATTTTGATGTGGTTATTCCCGAATCAAAATCTGGGCCGGAGCCGCTTCAAGCCATATATTCTAAAAATTGTGTAGGATATATTGAAGAGAGGTTGAGGAATCAAGATTTTAAAATAATTTCTTTTTTTAAAGATGTTAAAGTTAAGAAGATAAAAGAAGATAAGGTTATCGAATTTGATTCAAGACTTCTTTCTTTTTACAATATAAACACTTTTGAGGATTTTGAGCGAGCAAAAGAAATTTATGTTGAGTTGGAGAAATAA